Proteins from one Coturnix japonica isolate 7356 chromosome 5, Coturnix japonica 2.1, whole genome shotgun sequence genomic window:
- the LIN52 gene encoding protein lin-52 homolog isoform X2, with protein sequence MAAPGDGADLEASLLSFEKLDRASPDLWPEQLPGVAEFAASFKSPITSSPPKWMAELENDDIDMLKELGSLTTANLMEKVRGLQNLAYQLGLDEYLGY encoded by the exons ATGGCGGCTCCCGGTGACG GTGCCGATCTGGAAGCCTCTCTGCTGAGCTTCGAGAAGCTCGACCGGGCTTCTCCGGACCTGTGGCCTGAGCAGT TGCCCGGCGTCGCCGAGTTCGCCGCCTCCTTCAAAAGC CCTATTACAAGCTCGCCTCCCAAATGGATGGCTGAACTGGAGAATGATGATATCGATATGTTAAAGG AGCTGGGAAGCCTCACTACAGCCAACCTGATGGAAAAGGTTCGTGGCCTGCAGAATTTGGCATATCAGCTGGGACTGGATGAAT